In the uncultured Methanobacterium sp. genome, one interval contains:
- a CDS encoding Coenzyme F420 hydrogenase/dehydrogenase, beta subunit C-terminal domain, whose protein sequence is MKKTFNVEKTKELDLCISCEMCYAVCPEKAIKIHFQKGQFLPEVDQKCTFCGKCMLICPGIDIDPFNLRNEPNITETSFDTVGKCLNVYTTYSKNSKIRDNSSSGGIATDLITDLIESQEYDSAFVLPFDTVDYEPVRLEELNDKKDIFKSAKSKYIPASAYNIIKTLQKKGNENKRYIIVATPCILQGILNFLKIKNISRDNLLFIGLFCDKTMNYNIIRYYEDDYKDKKEKISKFEFRTKENHGWPGNSKIYFDSNRELMVDKKIRKQLKKYYQLNRCLFCLNGKLNPLADISLGDCYLTEERDNAGKSNVIIRTKKGKEAFDNHSELFNIKNAQYLRIVDSQGLEKKRDTLNYVKLFLGNNQIYPDFESEKFPQNLKTELSKKQKYIKWGENHQINWIKMSILIDKYWKYFILRFKLLSVGFVIVLNFLKDQLHSLFGKRKVKDSGENIIIIGGGLYNKGAQAMTFTTVNELKEKYPDKNIFLFSEPDFNRNPHEKEVYNFNIVPWNPEIKTIILGLPQKLNLNVLNVRSNRETVDLLKEIIDETDLFVDISGYRLSSFGAITSLDYILDIMIAKKYSARYYILPQSIGPFDYPLKFKFFLLPLMRFYLKFPKKIFPRETEGVESLKSLNLTNFTKSSDLVLNRKEDYDLNNIYTRQVPIRKIHIEPNAVGIIPNINVLKTMNSDSFYSMYKLLIDLSLDEGKQIYILRHSYEDLELCENIKLLFNDNEKIKLIRDDFSSIELEYIVEQFEAVVASRYHSIIHCYRNYVPVLAIGWATKYYELLNNFHQLDYFMDARNGVSHEELKNKMKDLLKNYEKEKSIIKKEINSLKLDIFNFVE, encoded by the coding sequence ATGAAAAAAACATTTAACGTGGAAAAAACAAAAGAACTGGATTTGTGCATTTCTTGTGAGATGTGCTATGCTGTTTGTCCAGAGAAGGCAATTAAAATCCATTTTCAAAAAGGACAATTTCTTCCAGAAGTGGACCAAAAATGTACGTTTTGTGGGAAGTGTATGTTAATTTGTCCGGGTATAGACATAGATCCATTCAATTTAAGAAATGAACCAAATATTACTGAAACTTCTTTTGATACTGTAGGGAAATGTTTAAATGTTTATACAACCTACAGTAAAAATTCAAAGATTAGAGATAACTCCAGTAGTGGGGGTATCGCTACTGATTTGATTACTGATCTAATAGAAAGTCAAGAATATGATTCTGCATTTGTTTTACCATTTGATACCGTAGATTATGAACCAGTTAGACTGGAAGAACTTAATGATAAAAAAGATATTTTCAAATCTGCAAAATCCAAATACATCCCAGCTTCTGCTTATAATATTATAAAAACACTTCAAAAAAAAGGAAATGAGAATAAAAGGTATATTATTGTTGCAACTCCCTGTATTCTGCAGGGTATTTTGAATTTCTTAAAAATAAAAAACATTTCACGGGACAATCTACTCTTTATAGGTCTTTTCTGTGACAAGACAATGAATTATAATATAATCAGATATTATGAAGATGATTATAAGGATAAAAAAGAAAAAATATCAAAATTTGAGTTTAGAACTAAAGAAAACCATGGATGGCCAGGAAATTCTAAAATATACTTTGATTCTAATAGAGAACTGATGGTTGATAAAAAAATTCGAAAACAGCTAAAAAAATATTACCAACTTAACCGGTGCCTGTTCTGTTTAAATGGAAAATTAAATCCATTAGCAGATATTTCGCTGGGCGACTGTTACTTAACAGAAGAACGCGATAATGCAGGCAAATCAAATGTCATCATACGGACAAAAAAAGGTAAAGAAGCATTTGATAATCATTCTGAATTATTTAACATTAAAAATGCACAATACCTTAGGATTGTTGATTCGCAGGGACTGGAAAAAAAGAGAGACACACTGAATTATGTGAAATTATTCCTTGGAAATAATCAGATCTACCCTGATTTTGAATCAGAAAAGTTTCCACAAAACTTAAAAACTGAACTGTCAAAAAAACAGAAATACATTAAATGGGGAGAGAATCATCAAATTAATTGGATTAAAATGTCCATATTAATTGATAAATACTGGAAATACTTCATTTTAAGATTCAAACTTTTGTCTGTTGGTTTTGTTATAGTTTTAAACTTTTTAAAAGATCAACTTCATTCTTTATTTGGGAAACGTAAGGTTAAAGACTCTGGTGAGAATATAATCATTATTGGGGGAGGTTTGTACAATAAAGGCGCTCAAGCAATGACTTTTACCACAGTTAACGAGCTGAAAGAGAAGTACCCCGATAAGAATATTTTCCTATTTTCAGAACCTGACTTCAATCGCAACCCTCATGAAAAGGAGGTTTATAACTTTAATATTGTGCCATGGAATCCTGAAATTAAGACAATAATTCTGGGTTTACCCCAAAAATTAAATTTAAATGTTTTAAATGTTAGAAGTAACCGTGAAACTGTGGACCTATTGAAAGAAATAATCGATGAAACGGATTTGTTCGTGGACATAAGCGGATATAGATTGTCTTCTTTTGGAGCAATAACCTCACTGGATTACATTTTAGATATAATGATTGCAAAAAAATATTCTGCTCGCTATTACATACTCCCCCAATCAATAGGACCATTTGATTATCCTTTAAAATTTAAATTTTTCCTCTTACCATTAATGAGATTCTATTTAAAGTTCCCAAAGAAAATATTTCCACGTGAGACAGAAGGGGTTGAGTCTTTAAAAAGCTTAAACCTTACTAATTTCACTAAAAGTTCTGATCTGGTCTTAAACAGGAAAGAAGACTATGATTTAAATAATATTTATACCCGACAGGTTCCAATTAGAAAAATTCACATAGAGCCCAATGCAGTTGGAATAATACCCAACATAAACGTTTTGAAAACAATGAATTCCGATAGTTTTTATTCCATGTATAAGCTCTTAATTGATTTAAGTCTCGATGAAGGGAAACAGATATACATTTTAAGACATTCATACGAAGATTTAGAATTATGTGAGAATATAAAACTTCTTTTTAATGATAATGAAAAGATTAAACTAATTAGAGATGACTTCAGTTCCATTGAACTGGAATATATTGTTGAGCAGTTCGAGGCAGTAGTAGCATCAAGGTATCATTCTATTATCCATT
- a CDS encoding flippase, which yields MNPVQKMAKNLGYSTIGQIVVWILGFLFVIYLARVLGTAGYGQYSFAIAFTTLFTIFADFGMNQYLIREIARDKSLYGDYITNIFTIKIILAVLTFGLIIFTINLMGYPENIKNLVYIFGISIILSSYVATIIAVFQSFERMDFASFITIAEKIIIITMGIVILTYGYGVIGLAYTYILAGIIGMLIGLCLLIVKIDMKLGKIRFSLWKKIIYHSIPFGLNGLFAVLYFQIDSVLLSFLKNDVAVGIYNAAYNPILALGGLSTNIFMPVIYPMMSRYFTSSEDALTRITELSAKYLIILGLPTAIGCFVLGDRFITLFYGTQYAGSIIAFQILAFFIPFRLLNSLTGTLLSSINKQNLRMIGVLLCAVFNILINLILIPLYSYIGASIATVLTEILLYVLFVFFINRYHNQINTKQYILKPLIASVVMGLILLYLKEFNIITNSLLVNLIIFTIIGIAVYFICLVCLRTFTNQDKYIFKQLIKRFESK from the coding sequence ATGAATCCAGTTCAAAAAATGGCAAAAAATTTAGGATATTCCACTATAGGTCAGATCGTTGTATGGATTTTGGGCTTTTTATTTGTGATATATTTGGCTAGAGTACTAGGAACCGCAGGTTACGGCCAATACAGTTTTGCCATTGCATTTACGACGTTGTTTACAATATTTGCAGATTTTGGTATGAACCAATATCTTATCCGGGAAATTGCAAGGGATAAAAGTCTCTACGGAGATTATATTACTAACATTTTCACAATAAAAATAATCCTGGCAGTCCTAACATTCGGATTAATCATTTTCACCATTAATTTAATGGGTTATCCAGAAAATATCAAAAATTTAGTCTACATATTTGGGATTTCTATTATTCTAAGTTCTTATGTGGCAACAATAATTGCCGTCTTCCAGTCCTTTGAAAGAATGGATTTTGCATCCTTTATCACCATTGCAGAAAAAATCATTATAATTACTATGGGTATTGTCATATTAACCTATGGATATGGTGTGATAGGGCTGGCATATACCTATATTCTGGCAGGGATAATTGGAATGCTAATTGGGTTGTGTCTACTTATCGTTAAAATTGATATGAAACTGGGAAAAATCAGGTTTTCTTTGTGGAAAAAAATCATATATCACTCCATACCATTTGGACTTAATGGTTTGTTTGCCGTCCTTTATTTCCAAATTGATTCAGTATTGCTCTCTTTTCTAAAAAATGATGTGGCTGTAGGTATTTATAATGCAGCATATAATCCTATTCTGGCTTTAGGTGGTTTATCAACAAACATATTCATGCCTGTGATTTATCCAATGATGTCGCGATATTTCACATCATCAGAAGATGCTTTGACAAGAATAACAGAGTTATCAGCTAAATACTTAATTATACTTGGATTGCCCACTGCCATTGGATGTTTTGTCCTTGGTGATCGTTTTATAACTCTATTTTACGGCACTCAATATGCTGGTTCAATAATTGCATTTCAGATACTCGCATTTTTCATTCCATTCAGACTTTTAAACAGTTTAACAGGAACATTATTATCTTCAATAAATAAACAAAATTTAAGGATGATAGGTGTTTTATTATGTGCTGTGTTTAATATTTTAATAAACTTAATATTAATACCGTTATATAGCTACATTGGAGCTAGTATTGCCACTGTTTTAACTGAAATACTCTTATATGTCCTTTTTGTATTTTTCATTAATAGATATCATAACCAAATAAATACAAAACAATATATTCTAAAACCATTAATTGCTTCTGTTGTTATGGGACTTATTTTACTGTATTTAAAGGAATTTAATATAATTACTAATTCATTACTTGTAAACTTGATAATTTTTACCATAATTGGAATTGCTGTTTACTTTATCTGTTTAGTCTGTCTCAGGACATTCACAAACCAAGATAAATATATATTTAAACAATTGATAAAGAGATTTGAATCTAAATAA